The DNA window tttttaaatttttatttaatttttatttaattatattttggtGGTGGATAATCTTTTAAAGATCTTATGAACTATAGCCTTCATAATGATATTAAATGTCATTTGCATTGATACATATTAGGAATAgtggactatatttttctttctctattttgtcttGTCCTTGTTTagttaataatattatatttgtctcatagaagaATGTTGGTAAGATCCCCAATTTCCCtatgtttaaaaatatgtaatattaattgtTCCTTGAATGCtgatagaatttacttgtaaatctatctggtgTCATTAATGTGTTATTTCTCTTACTTTTAGATAAAGGATTTAATGACAGAAAATTTCTTCCAGTTAGTACTTTGGTTATATCTGAATagattttatatattgttttattttcactttcttttgtaagaatatttattttttattttatttctttatgcaCATTTACTCTATTATTAAAGTAATTTAAACTTCATTTAAGTTTTAATACTTTCTTGAAAGGCCTTTTATTGATTATAACCTTTATTGTGTTGTGGTAAGTCAAACATGAATTTAATAATTCTGCTTTACatgcttttacattttatttacatGCTTTCGTGATGCTTGTAGGCCCTAATAGAATAGTCAGTTCTTGCAATTGTATCATAAAtgattaagaaatgtttatatttttgatTTCCACTTATTAATTGCCATAGATCTACtatgtttaaatttatttttatatttttttcaggttcttaatttctttatttcttatatttttgttaGATCTTTCCTAAGTTTTGAAAAGTCAactattttcagttgtgttttagAGGCAAGCTGATAGTTTAGTGGATTGAGCAGTGGGTCTGCAATCAGGAGAgatataaattcaaatctggcttcagacacttcctagttgtgtgaccctgggcaagtcacttaacactatttgcttCAGTAGCTTCAACAtttaaatgggggtaataatagcacctaacttgtAGCATTGTAGTGTTACTTAagataatatttagaaaaattcTTCCCACAATATCTAGCAAAtagttggtgctatataaatgcttactccttGTTCATACTTCCATAACTTTCCCTTAAATTATCAatgagtatatatttatattgataCTATTTGACCATCTCTGATTCCTTTAAGAATAATATAGTTTatctgcttatttcttttaattgtgtttatttgtatgtttttcttttttgcatttgccTGAAGTGTAATATATTTGTCTTTACCCCCTTATTTTAACTAAAtgtgaatctttatgtttcaagtaCATTTCTTTTAAACAGTAATGTTAGAGTctgctttctaattcattctgctatcttccttttatgggtgaattcattccATTAATTAGCATGGTTATGATTGTTATTTATCTAAAATTTCTCTCCATCATAACTTATTAAACTTTttcatcttccctttctccacCTTCATCATCCTTTGGCAAATAAGAATATAGCAAAAGGGGGGAAATATACTCAATACTAGTTGAAGTGATCTGCATTAACTTCACTAACTTCTCTCTTCTTGCCACCCAAACCCTGATAATTGATTCTagcctttattttctttagtattaatCTTTTATTTATGTTCTGCTCTCCAAAGTTGAAGATTATTTTGcttataatttttattctataaCTTTATACTCCCTTGctaatctctctctcctttctccctatcACTGTTTTCCAGTTGTTTGATATATTTCTAAATGAAACTCTGGGTGTGTgacacacaaataaaatttatttatacatcTTTTGTCTGGTTCAGATAAGAATGAGATTAATGTGATTGctgctccttttccctctttttccttgtTTGTATAACCTTCTTATAAACCACAATTATGAGAGTGTGCTCCCAAAAgtcagaataaaatatttttcatttctttatttctatacCTTTGCAGTAAACATCCCTTtgcaaaagctaattgatgttactTGGGTAAATTGAACCAGTGTGCTCATCACTGGTGTTTAGcattgggaaaaaacaaactaGAATGGGGCTTGAATCAACAGTAGTAGAAATTCACTGCTGATTCTTTAACAGTCAGAACCAATTAGTTAGCCTTGTTTTAGGAGACAATGCTATCTCATTACTAAAGTTtgtcaaagtgtgtgtgtgtgtgtgtgtgtgtgtgtgtgcgcgcgtgtgtgcgcgcgcgcgcatcTGTATCTGTGTGCCTATGTGTGGTGAGAAAGATTTTGAAATCTTTCCACTAGGAAGCCAGAATTTTAACAAATTGTGTTAATTTATTAAGgcaaataatttacatttcttacatcacaaggAATCTTCAAGGATACTTAAAATTCTTTGGAAGTTTTGTTCCATTATATTTTTCACATGTGTGGATCATTGAGTGTATAAAATCTCTTTGGATAAACTCATCTTGTTTGTATGGTATTTGTTTAAAAGATATTTGAGCTATACACCTTTGTACCCAATATTGCTGGACTAGTTTTATAAAGCATGGGTTGAGGctattcctttgttttgttttctattgcTAGAAACAAAGAGCTGTCTATAGAATATAtactcttaaaataataaatttccttCATTGGATATTTCCAAAGCTCAGTGTTTCTATTCTGTAGGGACAAGTTTGACTGGATACTTGAGTGTCAAGATATGTCAGGTTATTAATAGACTTGAACATGACCCCTTCAGTGCTGTAACATTCTGGATCTTTATGCAGCCAGTTCTTAAAGTGAAGAAAGATCCTTGTACTTTACTCATTTAAGGATTTAATTTCCCTCCTACTAAAATATTACTAGTCAATATAAAAATAGGATGCCAAAACCACGGTAAATTGATTTTTGAGATACAGTCTTGAAAAATAAAGTGACCAACAAGGGAAAATCAAGGGAAAACAAACTTTTGCCTGTAAAAGTCCACATGGAagagtctcaaaaaaaaaaaaaattctgtccaTCAGGTTCACCTTGTGCATTTGTATTTTCCTATGTAAATTAATACGGCATAGTACATTACCTCATGGAAATTAAccatgaagaattttaaaaatcaagtataGACTCattataggatcattgatttagatctagaagggaccttagggataaTCTTGTTGGGATCTCTTAAActttgtgccatggacccctttagTAGGTAATGAAGTCCATGGACCttttatcagaataatgtttttaaattcttaCAATGCAAAAGATTTTGAAGGAAAtgaatcatattgaaatacacctttcaaaatatatattaaaatatttacagattCTAGATTAAGAACCCCTTCTCTAATCTATACATCCCCactttccaaatgagaaaactgagtcccagacaaGGGATTTACTTCATCTATTGTCACACTGCTATTTATTGCCAGTACTGGCATCCAAATTCAAGTTATCAGATACAAAATCAAACTTATTTCACTGCACAACCCATCTCTCACATCACATTGTCATTCTGGACTCTTCCATTATATTCTGTCACTAAATCCTAAGAAAAGGtaaattgttatttttcaaaaactaagcaagggtggtgcagtggataaagcaccagtcctagattcaggagtacctgagttcaaatctggcctcagacacttgacatgtactagctgtatgacatttggcaagtcatttaaggctcattgccccagggggtggggtggggcagggctaATTTGAGAGAGTGATGAGACTTTCCATCATCTTAAAATACAGCCAGTATAGCAAGGCTTTGGCAAAGCTGAACCATTTTACTCCAGATAAAAAGTGCCATTATTGAACAATTTTGTGTCTCTTCATCCCACCCCCTTAATTTATGTAGGAGTATTTCAATtacagaacaaaaatattttactgacttCCTCTTATAATTGCTTCGTGGGGCTTTCTTCTGACCCTTAAATATCTCAAAGAATCATTGTAAACTCACAAAAAGTTTTAGAGCATCCAGTGCTTAAATATAGGCCAATTTCAGTAGCTCACAATGAACCCATGTGGCCAGATATATAGTCATTTACTTAAAACCAAACATTCCCCATTAAGCTTTCAGAAGTCAGCCAAGATGGGATTAGAAAGGTGAGCCTGAACAACAGAACTTAATGATAAAATAGTAGCagcaataactcacatttatatggttcttggaagtttacaaagcactttcctttacAACAGCACTGGGAGATCTCGGTCAAATTGAGTAGCACCTCAGGGCCCAAACTGAGAGGTGTCCTAAGAAAGTCCCAGGTTTATAGATTGAATTATAGAGGTGCTAAAATGTTGGGAGGCAGAAAGGAatggtggaaagggcactggctctggaatcagaaaacctggcttGAAATCCCTCCTATAACACTATCTGTGTAATCTCTGCAAGACAGTTAACCTCACTTGTCTTTTGCTTTCTCATCtaaaaaaggaaggggttggattacATGGCCTCTGAGAGCTCTTCCAGATAGATCTACATCATTTATCCTACAAGATTGTAAGAGACAAAAACACTCATATAAGttatttaaaagaagaatttataATTGACACACAATTCTTTAGATAATTTCCTCCCTGGACACCTCTTTTTGTAATTGTTGTTCTTCAATAAAGTGGCTCAGATGAAATTAAAGATTTTACAGACATTGATGCTTCTGCTGGTTTCTATGGCAACCCTCGGGAGGTCTTATTTGGCTGCCAACAGGACTGAATGTTGCCAAGAGATGCCTGCTGAAACTTTCATCCAACCTTGGAAAAGTTTGTATAGGGGAGGTGAAGTAGAAGGCAGGAGAAGGCAATAAGGCTTTGCTGACCATACAGGCCCTCAGGAGCATCTGAGCAAATAGGAGAAAACACCTGGCATGTATGTTATAGTTTGTCCAACACCCAGATCTTTTTCTTTCAGAGGTAATGTTTGTCATCTGATATCTCTGTTGCCAAGGGCTAAGGGGCTGTCAGAGTGTTGCCTTTGGGATGTGTACATGCCTGcctaaaataaaaacagatgcTTTGTTTGTAAACAGCATGTTTTAACAAGTCTATGTCTAGTTATATGAGGCAGCAAGGGATAGATAGAGACCTGGTCTCCCACATGGGAAGAtgagggttcaagtcctatctctgacacacaATTGGCTATATGATCCTGTATGACTCACTTGTGTACTCAGGGACCTGGACAACTCCacaactctctaaggctacaatttgcagagaaggtgttggCCTGCATTGCTGGAGGGTGTTTCCTCACCTTGGGGTAACCCATAGCAACAAAATCACAAGCCCAATCCCAATGAATCATTCCTATGCCAAGCTACAGGACCTGGTGTTTTGTGTTAATGTGGATAGGGAATCCTGGTACGGATCCTTCATTATGTGAGAATGCTCCCCACAGGGCACTTGTACCAAGGCTTTTCcggcatttttatttcattgtgttCAGGGTCAAATAGAAGACCTTCCTAAATATATCCTAAACTGGGGAAGTGATTAGAAAAacacccctggggcagctagatggcacagtggatagagcactggccttggagtcaggagtacctgagttcaaatccggcctcagacacttaacaggtactagctgtgtgaccctgggcaagtcacttaaccccaattgcctcactaaaaaagaaaaacaccagtGAGAAGACTTGGGTCCAGgttctatctctgacacatactgtgaTCCTGGTCAGATCATTCAGTCTTTTTCTAAAGAGGCAGCTCCCCAGGGCTATAATTTGTGGGGCAGCTGTACATGTCAAGAGAAGAACAAAGAACCCAGAGGGAGGTAAGGTTTTGTCAATGAGTTGGGAGTTTTAAACCCCAAATTATTGCATCACAAATTAAGATTAGATTTGTctcattacctccaggatcaaatatgcaAACCTCCGTTTGGATTTCTAAATCTGCCATAATCTGaccctttcctatctttccagtctttttaaatGTTACTCCCTTGCATCTACTCCTTGACCCCAGTGACACTAGCTTCCTTGTGATTCCTCCCACAGGACTCTCCATCTCTGGACTCTGAGCATTTATACTGGTTTTGCCGCCTGCCTGGAACACTATCCCTCCTCCTCTGGGCCTcctagcttctctggcttccttcaattctcagAAAAATTGTGTTTCCTGGTCTTTCTTAATCCCTGCgccttccctctgaaactacCCCAACCCCCAATCATCCTATCTGTGTGATGCTTGTACagtacatagttgtttccatgtcCCACCTCCCCCCATTACGATGGAATCTTCTTGAGAGcaacaactgttttttttttgttttcttttgttttcttttttgtctttgcttttgttgttgttggtggttttttgtttgtttggtttgttggggttttttgcatttctgttttctgtttccccagaatttagcacaccATCCGGTAAATGCtatttgactgactgacaaaagTTTGGATATCAGTCcacttgaaaaatgtttttttgagACACATCGTCCAGAAAATCAAGTGACCAGGAAAAAGACTTCCTTTTCTTCAAAGCCACATCAAAGAAAACATAGAATGCTTAGGGATAGGGAATGCATTGACCCACGCATCAGCTCCCATTTACTTCTGCTGCGGTGTTCCCTGGCTTTTCAAGATTCatctcaaatctcaccttttagAGGAGAGCTTTTCTGATGCATTacctttcccagggtcagagaGTCAGTATGTATAAGAGGAAGAACTGTATCTGATGGCTCCTTGGCTCTGAGACTAGCTTTCTATCCACAAGAACCATGCTTCCCCTGAAAATAGAATACTTAGAAAAAGGGGAAATATGCCTTGTTGTAAAAGCTTCCCAAATCCTTCCAAGCTCTTCTCAGCCTTGTATGTAAAACACTCCTCTCCTGGCCATGACACCTGAGCAAtgttctttggttttatttttttggcactGGACTATGGAGGAAGGTAAAGACCTCCTTTTACATTAGATTAGGCTAATTTGCTATTGCACTGCACCTGCCtcttcaaaacatttccatttaccCATTCATCCCAGGCTTCAAGAATTATATCCCATTGTGCAGGAGGGTTTACATTGTGTCCTCTCTATTATCCATTCATTAGTGGTGCATTTtcaaaaggaagtacaaaaatctttatgaaaagggtttttttatattttggatttttatttagaaataataaaataagacataatatataaaaatatgtacaatCCATGATTTGTGCAGGGCAATAGGAAGACTTTGATACAAAAAAAGATGGCAAACAGGAACATAGTAATGTACAACGATTGTCAAATGCCTAGATTGTTCATCTTGCCAGAGCTGAAAGCCAGTTATAGGAAAACAGATTTAGTTGGTAAAGGAATGGTGGGCATTGTGTAACACTCTTTATCTTTAATAAGAAAACAACCAGCAAGAATCTGAAAGATTCTACAGTATAGAATTTCTGTTTTCTGCCTTCTAATTTCAACATGAAAACCAGAACTTAatccaacaaaactcagcagatCCTGTCTTTACTGACAGAGGGGGAAAGTTGTGTATCAGTGGAATTAATTTGAATAGATCAAATTAAGCAAAATAAGCATTCAGTCCTTTCTATTCAGATGAAGAGAATAAGGAGAtggagatgatggtggtggtgatggtggtagtggaggtggtggtggtggtggtggtggtggtggtgaataaGAACCAAGGAtgagataaggaaaaaaataatttcagaatttGGAAATGGCTGCAGTGTTATTTTTATGACATCCTTAAAATGTCTCATTCAAGTATTATCTTTGAAGGATAGAAAACTTCTTGTCCCACTTAGCAAAATATAGTCATTATGTCTGAGTCTTTTCTTCCCCtgttaacaaaaatataaatatataacaagaAACCCAGGGGAAAAAATTCCCATCCATGTCTCTGAACCATACCATCTTTGAAAGGGGTTAAAGCGGTATCAAGAGGAACAATTCTAAGTAAGGCCAACGGTAGTTGTGCTTGCAAATAGAGAAGCCACACTTGAGGAACAGGGAAGGCTCTAAGATTTGTATTTGTCACTTTCACAGTGGCTCCCACCTGCACCCAAGTGTCAGATTTGCAAGTTCTGTGAGGAAAAGTCTAAGATCCAGTCAGTAAGTACAAAGGgttcaaagcaaagaaaaaagaagaaaaaaaacaaacaaatccagcAAGGAGAGCAGTGCATTGTCTAAGTCTCCATTGTTGACAAATTAGCCATCTGAAAGCTTGTTTAAATGCCTGTaactagaaaatattttcaaatcaaAAGTCCATGCTTAAATAAATAACAGAAGCCCATAGCATTTAGAGCCCTATAAGGTTATCAAATATTTGCTAAAACCATGCTAACCAGTAGCATACAGGTACTAGCTAACAAAATTTGTTGCACTGAAATTTATACTTcctatggtgttttttttctttacagacatctatttACATTTGgctttaaatatgaaaatatctGATAAACTGTATAAAATGtacactttaaaaatgtatttttctgcaAAACTTTTTTTGTGAAAAAAGGAAACCCCAAACCTGTGCAGcagatattttaattatttttcttttagaaataaaCTTAAATATGCCACTCTCAGTCCTTATTCTTCCCACCCTAATCCCTTTCTGCCTATCTCAAACTTCCTAAGTGGCATCTCTGTGCATTTTGGGGACAAGGGAGAGAAGAACCTCCACTGAGCTATCCACTTCTCTTTAGTTGTTTTACATGTCACTGAATACTCTTTGGTTTGGTTGCTGTCATACTTTGCAAGGACGTTCCCATCTAGCAGCACTTAAAGCAGTCTTTTGTCTTCATTCATTGTCAAGGACCATCCATTTATCTGTGTCCTCAATACCTAAGCCCTactcattcccttctcctttttaaaaGCCTCTCCTTCTCCCCATACCTCCCTCTGCAATATCTTCCATCCTTTTTCTTATCTAGATTTGCTCTTCCAATGCAACTGTTTCCCCAGTTTTAGAACCATGGTGGTGGCAGATGCCCCAGGTTGCTGCAGGCATTTCCTTCAGGTAGGGATGTTCAGTGAGCAGAGATCCTCACAGATGTCCATTTAGGAAATCTATGACATCAGAACAAGCTATTTTTAATGGCATACAGTGATCTAATACCATAAGAGCTGACTTGGAGACTTAGATTAagttgggggtggagtggggttgGGGAGTCAGTAACCACAAGACTCAGATGAGGGACTTCTAAGCAACATCTAAGTCTCTTTATGGAGCTAGTATGGCAGGAGGTTTTAAAGCAAGTAAGGCAGAAGAATAGCCTTGAGAGTAACCAGCAtatcatttcaaaatatatatgtatatatgctttagGGCTCCATGGGAGACAATGACCAACACTGAGTGTGCACTCAACTGAGTATgcaaaaaggaaggggaaaacaaCTCTGTGGCAGAATTATCCCCTTCACTCCTGATTTTGCTTATTgtttcaatgtatttttttttcttttgaccctAGAAAATGATTACATTTTGTCACTCTTCCCTtggccaaaaataataataataacaataataataataataataataataaataaagcaaCCTTCCCCCCCTTCTTCCTGTGCTGCATCAGAGTGGCACATCCACACCTTTCCCTGATTTACCATCCTGTCATTTACAGTCTTGTGTGACATGTACAGACCCTTCCCCGATGCCCTTAGGAAGAGAGAGTGACCCAAAATGTACAGTCCAGTGCCTTGGCTGAGCCTGGCTTGAATGTAACTGGAACCGAATTGACAGTTAAGGGGGTTCAGTCATGGCCTCTTCTTCCTGCTGGATGGCTCAGTTTTCAGAATGCAGACTCAGCTAGACCAGGACACTACCTCTTGGAAGCAGTTTCGGAATGTGCAAAATAACCCCAACCTAAACCAAAACAACCCACTTGACCTTCTGAAGCAGCCTTGCTTGATGTTACCTAGCAGGCAGAGAACAGATGTTGGTTTGtgtcattttccccctttgtgtATCTTTTGAAAtttcacttcctttttccttctcccctaaAAATAACAGAGTTTCATGAAGGGGGGAAATGTTGCACTTTCCTGGGCTCTATGTCTCACGCTCTGTCTTCTGAATAAGGTGCAAATTGATGGGGCAGTTCCAGTCTACTGAGGCTCAAGATCTTAagttcctcttttgttttttcctaagcagccagtttttgttgttgttgttgtttgttgttattgttgctgttgacttttagttttccttttaaaagtaaGCTCAACTGTGCAAAATTATGCATTATCTTTGGTATTCTTTTTTAGGTAGTTTAACTTACAATTTGAGATAACTCATTAAAAATCATGGAGAAGAGATCCTTGGAAGCTACCGTTTGGCTTGCGTTACATAATGCCCCTTATGTaaccagggagagaaaaaaatccattctagaggaaaaaaaaaaaaacaaaaaaacaaaaaactactggCCTCAGAAGTTCCGGCTCTTGGTTTGGCATCTGCTAGCCAAGTATTTGCCACTTTGAAGAGTATCGTGAGCTTTCACCAAAGTTCCaacactgatttttaaattatacaaaataaaaactacactacaacaaaaatatattttttgttcatgtagttagcagcagctttttttttcaaaaaaattaaggCAGAGTCTTGCCTTTGTTATGCCATTAAAAACATTCTTGTTCCCTAGAGAAGTATTCTGGAAAAGTTGCAAACCCTACCAACACTTGCCTGCAAGTTCAAGTTTTatctcaaaaataatttattctacAACATATATGTGCCATCTGATCATGCGTAGACATGTTAGTGCTTTATATTAATGCTCCAACTCTGCAATCTTCCCTTTGAAACCCTTCAACCAGCCTTCATCCCCTGCGGCTGCTTGCCTTGATTTATCTCTTCACCAGTACCGTCATCTGCAAACTGTTTGGGCCAAGTTTCAGCCTAATGTGCCTTTGACCAACAACAGACTGTGTTTTAAagtcacatcctgaaagagaagCCAGTTAGTCATATCTCTGATTCTCGCCTTAGCGGTCTGGGCTCTAGGGGCACCCCAGCCTGATTGTGATGGTCTATGTCAGGGGGGGTGTCTGTGCTAGTACTCTCAGGCACTCCATTCTCACTGTCATCTTCCTCTTTGCTTGTGAGTGCAACCTCATTTTCATAGCAAAAAGAATTAGCATTTGAGAGGATGTATTTCTTTTCTGCTAAGTCTCTGGCACTACAAAGTGGTGTGTTGGGCACTTCATATGTTTTGTGAAATCTTGAATAGTCCACTTTGTAGTAGTGTTTCTCCTCAAAGAGGACAGGCTCATAGCGGTGGCCCCAAAGTATTTCATTTGCCAAATAAGAGCTACGACATTGTGTTGTCATAGCAGTGGCTTCTACCATCCCTTCTAGTATTACAACAATTTCAAAGTCTGCATTGTCCATGTCCTGTTTATTCAAGTCATACAAAGGACTATCTTCATCTATTTCATGGACTATTGTAATTGGAGAGACTAAAAATATACGGTCGATTCCACTGTCAAACCCCACATTGATATCTATTTGATCAAGTGGAATGTATTCTCCTTCAGATGTAATTCTGGATTTGAGGAGCTGTGCTCGCACATGAGCTTCCACCAAGTGGCTTTTCCGGAGGTTCCCCACACGCCACATTAAGCACAGTTTTCCATCCCTCATGGCGACCACAGCATTGTGGCTGAAGACAAGAGTCTCATTCCTCTTTTTTGGCTTTGCCATCTT is part of the Dromiciops gliroides isolate mDroGli1 chromosome 4, mDroGli1.pri, whole genome shotgun sequence genome and encodes:
- the KCNJ2 gene encoding inward rectifier potassium channel 2, giving the protein MGSVRTNRYSIVSSEEDGMKLATMAVANGFGNGKSKVHTRQQCRSRFVKKDGHCNVQFINVGEKGQRYLADIFTTCVDIRWRWMLVIFCLAFVLSWLFFGCVFWLIALLHGDLDAPDNNKACVSQVSSFTAAFLFSIETQTTIGYGFRCVTDECPIAVFMVVFQSIVGCIIDAFIIGAVMAKMAKPKKRNETLVFSHNAVVAMRDGKLCLMWRVGNLRKSHLVEAHVRAQLLKSRITSEGEYIPLDQIDINVGFDSGIDRIFLVSPITIVHEIDEDSPLYDLNKQDMDNADFEIVVILEGMVEATAMTTQCRSSYLANEILWGHRYEPVLFEEKHYYKVDYSRFHKTYEVPNTPLCSARDLAEKKYILSNANSFCYENEVALTSKEEDDSENGVPESTSTDTPPDIDHHNQAGVPLEPRPLRRESEI